From a single Entelurus aequoreus isolate RoL-2023_Sb linkage group LG12, RoL_Eaeq_v1.1, whole genome shotgun sequence genomic region:
- the lsm8 gene encoding LSM8 homolog, U6 small nuclear RNA associated — protein sequence MSTALESYINRTVAIVTSDGRMIVGTLKGFDQTINLILDESHERVFSSGQGVEQVVLGLYIVRGDNVAVIGEIDEETDSTLDLGNIRAEPLNSVVH from the exons ATGTCCACGGCCCTGGAGAGCTACATTAACC GCACGGTGGCCATAGTGACGTCAGACGGCAGAATGATCGTG GGCACGCTGAAGGGCTTCGACCAGACCATCAACTTGATCCTGGATGAGAGTCATGAACGCGTGTTCAGTTCCGGTCAGGGTGTGGAGCAGGTGGTCCTGGGACTTTACATCGTCAGGGGTGACAACGT GGCTGTGATCGGCGAGATCGACGAGGAGACGGACTCCACGTTGGACTTAGGAAACATCCGAGCTGAGCCGCTAAACTCCGTCGTCCACTGA